Genomic window (Pseudomonas hydrolytica):
TAACCACAAGATGGAGTCCAGCATGGGATACCAAAAGATCCAGGTGCCAGCCAGCGGTGACAAAATTACCGTCAATGCCGATATGTCGCTGAACGTTCCGAACAATCCGATCATCCCGTTCATCGAGGGTGACGGTATCGGCGTCGATATTTCCCCGGTGATGATCAAGGTCGTCGACGCTGCCGTCGAAAAAGCCTATGGCGGCGCCCGCAAGATCTCCTGGATGGAAGTTTACGCCGGTGAGAAGGCCACTCAGGTTTACGATCAGGACACCTGGCTGCCGAAAGAAACCCTCGAGGCCGTACGTGATTACGTGGTCTCGATCAAAGGCCCGTTGACCACGCCTGTTGGCGGCGGCATTCGTTCGCTGAACGTGGCCTTGCGTCAGGAGCTCGACCTCTATGTCTGCCTGCGTCCGGTGCGCTGGTTCGAGGGCGTACCCAGCCCGGTGAAAAAGCCGGGTGATGTGGACATGGTGATCTTCCGCGAGAACTCCGAAGACATCTATGCCGGCGTGGAGTGGAAGGCCGGCAGCCCCGAGGCCGAGAAGGTCATCAAGTTCCTCACCGAGGAAATGGGCGTCAAGAAGATCCGCTTCACCGACATGTGCGGTATCGGCATCAAGCCGGTTTCCGAGGCAGGCACCAAGCGCCTGGTGCGCAAGGCCCTGCAGTACGCAGTGGACAACGACCGCAGCTCGGTGACCCTGGTGCACAAGGGCAACATCATGAAGTTCACCGAGGGTGCCTTCAAGGAATGGGGTTACGAGATCGCTCGCGAGGAGTTCGGCGCCGAGCTGCTCGATGGCGGCCCCTGGATGCAGTTCAAGAACCCGCGTACCGGCAAGAACATCGTGGTCAAGGACGTGATCGCCGATGCCATGCTGCAGCAGATCCTGCTGCGTCCGGCCGAGTACGACGTGATCGCCACCCTCAACCTCAACGGTGACTACCTCTCCGACGCACTGGCGGCCGAAGTCGGTGGCATCGGTATCGCGCCCGGCGCCAACCTGTCCGATTCGGTGGCCATGTTCGAGGCTACTCACGGTACCGCGCCGAAGTATGCCGGTCAGGACAAGGTCAACCCGGGCTCGGTCATTCTCTCTGCGGA
Coding sequences:
- the icd gene encoding NADP-dependent isocitrate dehydrogenase: MGYQKIQVPASGDKITVNADMSLNVPNNPIIPFIEGDGIGVDISPVMIKVVDAAVEKAYGGARKISWMEVYAGEKATQVYDQDTWLPKETLEAVRDYVVSIKGPLTTPVGGGIRSLNVALRQELDLYVCLRPVRWFEGVPSPVKKPGDVDMVIFRENSEDIYAGVEWKAGSPEAEKVIKFLTEEMGVKKIRFTDMCGIGIKPVSEAGTKRLVRKALQYAVDNDRSSVTLVHKGNIMKFTEGAFKEWGYEIAREEFGAELLDGGPWMQFKNPRTGKNIVVKDVIADAMLQQILLRPAEYDVIATLNLNGDYLSDALAAEVGGIGIAPGANLSDSVAMFEATHGTAPKYAGQDKVNPGSVILSAEMMLRHMGWSEAADLIIKGTNGAIAAKTVTYDFERLMEGAKLMSCSEFGDAMISHM